The following is a genomic window from Peptococcaceae bacterium.
TGTATTCGCTTTGCAGTTCGGAGAGCTGGTTATTGTTCAGTTTATCCTGCAGTAGTTGTTCCACGGTTTTTTCATCAATAACCGGCTCCCTGTCCGTAAAAATAACCAGGCTTTCCATGAAGTTCTGAAGTTCCCGGACATTTCCCGGCCAAGAATAAAGCTTAAGCAAATTCAAGGCGCCTTTTGACATTGTTTTCAGGGGTATTTTATTTGTATGGCAGTAATGCCTGATAAACCAGTTGCACAAGTGCGGGATGTCCTCTATTCTTTCCCGCAGGGAAGGAAGTTTTATTCTTATAATATCGAGACGGTAATAGAGGTCTTCCCGGAATTTCCCCTGTTTGACCATCTGGCCAAGGTCTTTGTTGGTTGCGGAAATAATCCTGATATTGACAGGTATAACACGGTCGTCGCCAATCCTGACGACCTCTTTTTCTTGAATTACCCGCAAAAGGTGGCTCTGCACATTTAAGGGTATGTCGCCGATTTCATCAAGAAATATGGTGCCCATGTGAGCCAATTCAAACAGTCCAGCCTTGCCGCTTTTTCTCGCTCCGGTGAACGCCCCGTCAACATATCCGAACAATTCGCTTTCCAGGATGTTTTCGGGCAAGGCTGCGCAGTTTATGGCGACAAAGGGCCCGTTTTTTCGTGGGCTCGCATTGTGTATGCTTTGGGCCATCAGTTCTTTGCCTGTTCCCGATTCTCCCGTTATCAGGATTGAGCTGTCGGTTTGAGCGATTCTTTTGGCGTAAGCCAGGATCTTTGTCAGGCGGCTGTCGTATGTGAGGATGTGATCAAAGGTGTATTTGGCTACCAGCCCTTTGGCATATTGTTCCCGCCTGATGCGTTTTTCCAATTCTTCAATTCTTGTAATGTCCTGGAAGGAAACAAGGCCGCCCAGTTTAGCCGACCCTAAAACCAGGGGAATATAATTGGCGATTATTTTAGTGTCGCTTATGCTGTCATATACCTGGAAGGACGGTTTCCCCGCCCGGACTGTCTTCTCTAATTTTGGCAGTAAATCCTTAATGGCCAGTTGGCCGGCATGTTCATTAAGGCGGGTTTTTTTGAGAAACATATTCTTGGCCGCAGGGTTCATATAAACGACCTTTTCGTTGTTATCCACGAACATAATGCCTTCGCTGCTGTGCTCGGTTATGGCCTTGAACTGCAGGTATCTTTCCGACTCGATCGCTTTCATTTCAGCCAGCCGGCTGGCTTCAAGCACGGCCCTCTTAATTGACTCGATGCCGCATTCGATCAGTATTCCCTTGAGTCCCAGCTCCCGGGCGGTTTTCACTACGGCTTCTCCACCCATAAATACCTTGATGTTGTTGGTAGTATATGCATTGTGGATTATTCTTTTAATGTCGTTGTATTCTTTAAATTTCTCGATATGAAGAGTGTAACCGAAAAAAACATAAGGGCCTTCAAGTTCCTTAAAAAGGTTTTCGTGACCGACGAACGCAAAGCGGCTGTCAAACTGCTTGGCTTTTTCCACGGTCTTAATCAGATCAACACCGGAAAAGACAATCTGCACAACGGGCGTTTTTAATTCTGTTTCGATAAGATAAGCTGTCGCGCCCCGGCTGATGAAAACCTCGCTCCCGCAAGTGAGAGCGCTGCGCGCTGCTTTAACGCCCTCCTCCAGGTTTCCTTCGTAGACATCCAGTATGCCTTCGAATTCACTGGAAACCCTTTTGGCCAAGGCGGCTATTTCGGAGTTGGGAGCAATCAAACCAATTTTTCCTCTTAACCTGCTCATTAAGCTACCCCCTCGTTTGATTTGCCCAGAGACTGGCACCGGCCGTTTCTTAATGAAATGAGTTTTTCATTATGAAAGGGTCTTTTTGTTTATTCTAGCATAAAACAACCGATTTTCCTCAATTTATTTTTGGCATAAAAATTGCTTGAAAATATATTTAAACAAGCAACAACTAAGTAAGGAGGAATTGTAAATGATTTTTGAAAAGACGAGGAAATTTGTTACAAAACTTGGGTTGCCCAGCGGCGACCTGGAAAACCTGCCGACTTCGGGCAAAACCTTTCCCGATGGCGCTCACTACCGCCTGGAAGTGCCAACCGTCAACAGCGCCGAGGCTTTGAAAACGATGATGGAAACCGCGGTAAAAGAAGGCATCGTAATTAACAGGGTTGATGAAACATACGGCTGCTTCAGGCACACTCTTTCCGAATTAAAAGAATACGCTAAAATCTGTGCCGAATACAAAGTTGAGCTTAACATGTCTATAGGTCCCAGGGCGACTTATGATACAAGCGCGACAAGGTTAAGCACCCAAGGCGTTCGTATAGGTTACCGCCTGAGGGGCATGGAGCAAGTGCTGCGTGCCGTGGAAGACGTCAAACGCATGGCTGAAGTAGGCATCAGGGGCGTGCTGGTGTATGACGAAGGCTGCCTGTGGCTGCTCAAACAGATGAGGGATGCCGGCGAACTGCCGAAGAATATGCATTTCAAAGCTTCCGCCCACATGGGGCACGGCAACCCGGCGAGTTTTAAGGTCCTGGAAATGCTGGGGGCAGATTCCATCAACCCCGTACGCGACATGACCCTGCCCATGATGGCCGCTCTTCGCGCCACAGTAAGCGTTCCTCTCGACATCCATACAGATAACCCGCCCGGGTCCGGCGGATTCATCAGGGTTTACGAAGCTCCTGAAATTGTGCGCGTGGCGTCTCCCGTCCACCTGAAAGCTGGCAATTCCGTTATCAGCGGGCACGGCGAACTGACCCACGCCAGCGACGGAGTGAACCTGGCCAAACAGGTGGCAATCGTCAAAGAAATGATGAACCGTTATTATCCGGAATACAAACAAAGTGCGCCCGGCACACCCGATATGGCTATTCCCGAAGTGTAGCAAGGTTTTCTACCCCTTAATACAAAAGGCGGCATTACCCGGTTCCTTACCAGGACCGGGTATTGCCGGTTTTATAAACTGCCGGATGGAGTTTTGCCGGCAGGGATGATACATGATAATATATAATACAATATATAAACACTGCCTTTAAATGTTTAAATGAGGAGTGAATGAGATGTCCAGGATTGTCAGAATCAATATGTCCACCAAAGAAATAACCGAGGCGCCGGGCGAAAAATACAGGCTGTACGGCGGCAGGTCCTTAATAGCCAAGATGATGCTGGATGAGGTCGATCCTGCCTGCGAGCCCCTGGGAATTTACAACAAATTGATTCTTGCGCCCGGCTTGCTTGGGGGGACGGCCGCTTCAAGCGCGAGCCGGCTTTCGGTAGGAGCTAAAAGCCCGCTGACCAACGGGATAAAAGAAGCCAATTCCGGAGGGCTGGCCGCGAACAACCTGGGGAAGCTGGGTATTAAGGCCCTGGTCTTCGAAGGGCTGCCCAAGGATGACAACACTTATGTCCTGTTTGTGAAAAAAGACGGCGTTTCCTTGCAGGTCATGAACGAATTGAAGCGGCTGGGAACTTATGACACCATCCGGAGATTGAATCAAGCCCTTGGCAAAGGTACTGCCGTGGTGTGCATCGGCCCGGCAGGCGAATCCTTGATGCGCTCGGCTTTTGTCGCCTGTTCAGATCCCAATGGAGAGGCGCGGTTTGCAGCCAGGGGCGGCCTGGGCGCCGTAATGGGCAGCAAGGGAATTAAAGCGATAGTTATTGAAAACATCACCGGCAGCCAGGTCGTATATAAAGACAAAGATGCTTTCAACGCGGCGATAAAGGAATACCATGAATCGATGCTCGGGGACCCCAAGATAAAAAATGTAAACCAGCGGATGGGCACAAATGCGATTTTCAAGGCGGTGAATGCCATGGGCGCGCTGCCGACCCGCAACTTCAGGGAAGGATGTTTTGAGTTTGTCGAAAATCTTTGCGGTGAGACGATGTACGAGACAATCCAGAGAAGGGGCGGGGAAGGCAAAACAGCTTTAGCGTGCATGAACGGTTGCATCATCAGGTGCGGCAACATCTATC
Proteins encoded in this region:
- a CDS encoding peptidase, translated to MIFEKTRKFVTKLGLPSGDLENLPTSGKTFPDGAHYRLEVPTVNSAEALKTMMETAVKEGIVINRVDETYGCFRHTLSELKEYAKICAEYKVELNMSIGPRATYDTSATRLSTQGVRIGYRLRGMEQVLRAVEDVKRMAEVGIRGVLVYDEGCLWLLKQMRDAGELPKNMHFKASAHMGHGNPASFKVLEMLGADSINPVRDMTLPMMAALRATVSVPLDIHTDNPPGSGGFIRVYEAPEIVRVASPVHLKAGNSVISGHGELTHASDGVNLAKQVAIVKEMMNRYYPEYKQSAPGTPDMAIPEV
- a CDS encoding aldehyde ferredoxin oxidoreductase produces the protein MSRIVRINMSTKEITEAPGEKYRLYGGRSLIAKMMLDEVDPACEPLGIYNKLILAPGLLGGTAASSASRLSVGAKSPLTNGIKEANSGGLAANNLGKLGIKALVFEGLPKDDNTYVLFVKKDGVSLQVMNELKRLGTYDTIRRLNQALGKGTAVVCIGPAGESLMRSAFVACSDPNGEARFAARGGLGAVMGSKGIKAIVIENITGSQVVYKDKDAFNAAIKEYHESMLGDPKIKNVNQRMGTNAIFKAVNAMGALPTRNFREGCFEFVENLCGETMYETIQRRGGEGKTALACMNGCIIRCGNIYPDENGRKICSTLQYENVALLGSNLGMESLDSVARLNHACNDAGVDAIEMGATLGLAVEAGLARFNDEKALMQLIEEVRKATVVGRVLGNGAKVTGEVFGINRIPAAKGQAFPGYDPRGLKGNGVTYAMSPMGADHTAGNCFGARGEVPPLGTDRQGDLSRNTQIKITTLDGLGFCIFSRNYLFKDPVILATMVNSLVGAELSVEDIWNLGAETIKNEREFNIKAGLSPAQDRLPEFVTREQLPPHNSVFDLSEEEMLKGVV
- a CDS encoding sigma 54-interacting transcriptional regulator encodes the protein MSRLRGKIGLIAPNSEIAALAKRVSSEFEGILDVYEGNLEEGVKAARSALTCGSEVFISRGATAYLIETELKTPVVQIVFSGVDLIKTVEKAKQFDSRFAFVGHENLFKELEGPYVFFGYTLHIEKFKEYNDIKRIIHNAYTTNNIKVFMGGEAVVKTARELGLKGILIECGIESIKRAVLEASRLAEMKAIESERYLQFKAITEHSSEGIMFVDNNEKVVYMNPAAKNMFLKKTRLNEHAGQLAIKDLLPKLEKTVRAGKPSFQVYDSISDTKIIANYIPLVLGSAKLGGLVSFQDITRIEELEKRIRREQYAKGLVAKYTFDHILTYDSRLTKILAYAKRIAQTDSSILITGESGTGKELMAQSIHNASPRKNGPFVAINCAALPENILESELFGYVDGAFTGARKSGKAGLFELAHMGTIFLDEIGDIPLNVQSHLLRVIQEKEVVRIGDDRVIPVNIRIISATNKDLGQMVKQGKFREDLYYRLDIIRIKLPSLRERIEDIPHLCNWFIRHYCHTNKIPLKTMSKGALNLLKLYSWPGNVRELQNFMESLVIFTDREPVIDEKTVEQLLQDKLNNNQLSELQSEYRTLINGAKSEAGILRKYEMQSIKEVLQKVNGNKSEAARILGISTTTLWRRLKSINPDGQLREM